In one window of Hyla sarda isolate aHylSar1 chromosome 1, aHylSar1.hap1, whole genome shotgun sequence DNA:
- the LOC130300313 gene encoding uncharacterized protein LOC130300313, whose translation MELKGLGFVPLLLAFWCAAWLATSYIMTVVLSHAASPLMSISDVGNFFPESILFRIGFIGTSIGTLVLTFLIYKYMVMHTEEFRGHQVLIQRILLAIVWASCFGTAVMHVLSPEEYPRIHFVSTIISITCEALYYLGQSIQMYKLPGAKKVIHHSRCTCCGLTFVCTIFYFGYETLKELFHNDEDWDEIREIPIIIMEWVMLLLILINIVTYYSTMQRLLLTVSRNSCTLSLRVKIDDFGV comes from the exons atggagctaaaaggtttggggttcgtccccctcctgttggcgttttggtgtgcggcctggcttgccaccagctacatcatgacggtcgtcctcagccatgccgcctcgccactgatgagcatcag tgacgtgggaaatttctttcccgaaagcatattattcagaattggattcatagggacatccattggcactttggtactaacctttcttatttataagtatatggttatgcatactgaagagttcaggggtcatcaggtcctgatccagaggatcctgctcgccattgtgtgggcctcctgttttggtacagctgttatgcatgtattgtcacccgaagaatatcccaggatacactttgtcagcacgataatttccattacatgtgaagccttatactaccttgggcagtccatccagatgtataaattaccaggagcaaaaaaagtcatccaccatagtagatgcacctgctgtggcctgacttttgtctgcacaattttctattttggatatgaaacattaaaggaattattccataatgatgaagactgggacgagatccgtgaaatccccatcataatcatggagtgggtgatgcttctactgatcctgataaacatcgtgacctattattccaccatgcagaggttattgttgaccgtctccagaaacagctgcacactctctcttagagtgaaaattgatgacttcggggtgtag